In a single window of the Flavivirga spongiicola genome:
- the cysC gene encoding adenylyl-sulfate kinase — protein sequence MIKNKMIWFFGLSGAGKTTLAKEVLQEYKERNIPTILLDGDVLRNGINKNLGFSKDDRSENVRRIAEICKLMLQANVVPIVAAITPYESDRTAVENIIGKNNILLVHVKCPINICEERDPKGLYALARKGKIKNFTGISDAYEETKMASITIDTEKNNINNSISKLLNFLSTTTLINI from the coding sequence ATGATTAAAAATAAAATGATTTGGTTTTTTGGATTATCAGGAGCTGGTAAAACGACTCTAGCTAAAGAAGTTTTGCAAGAGTATAAAGAAAGAAATATACCAACAATTCTATTGGATGGAGATGTTTTAAGAAATGGAATAAATAAAAACTTGGGATTTAGTAAAGATGATAGGTCTGAAAACGTTAGAAGAATTGCAGAAATATGCAAATTAATGCTTCAGGCTAATGTTGTTCCTATTGTTGCCGCAATAACACCTTATGAATCAGATAGAACAGCTGTTGAAAACATAATTGGTAAAAACAATATTTTGTTAGTACATGTAAAGTGTCCAATTAACATCTGTGAAGAAAGAGACCCGAAAGGATTATATGCTTTGGCTCGAAAAGGAAAAATAAAAAACTTCACAGGTATTTCGGATGCATATGAAGAAACAAAAATGGCATCAATAACAATTGATACAGAAAAGAATAATATTAATAATTCTATTAGCAAGCTTTTGAACTTTTTATCAACCACAACCCTAATTAATATATGA
- a CDS encoding sulfotransferase family 2 domain-containing protein codes for MRLKKDEKVESPFFGNYYCMIPNTNYAFVVISKNACTFLKKVAIYNNEKKWTPDIPNVWEAHRKVGSYPKRSEYLFTAKQLKKIEKQQNKKIHKFAVWRDPIDRVISTYKLFVLEREYRAYFSILNLYEDDSFSRFMEFIEFELKKSDPLHIDEHIRKQVDYYSMKHIDDVVHINDLYSYLEAHKISFIKEVSNKTKVNFKIKNIDYLNKIKAFYKEDYLIKTTWRT; via the coding sequence ATGAGACTTAAAAAAGATGAAAAAGTAGAGTCCCCTTTTTTCGGTAATTATTATTGTATGATCCCAAATACAAATTATGCATTTGTTGTAATTAGCAAGAATGCTTGCACTTTTTTGAAAAAGGTAGCCATTTATAACAATGAAAAAAAATGGACTCCAGATATTCCCAATGTGTGGGAGGCGCATCGAAAAGTTGGTTCTTACCCTAAACGATCAGAGTATTTATTTACTGCTAAACAACTTAAAAAGATTGAAAAACAGCAGAATAAAAAAATACACAAGTTTGCTGTTTGGAGAGACCCAATCGATAGGGTTATTTCAACCTACAAACTATTTGTCCTAGAAAGAGAATATAGAGCCTATTTTTCAATTCTAAATTTATACGAAGATGATTCTTTTAGTAGGTTCATGGAGTTTATAGAGTTTGAATTAAAAAAATCTGATCCATTGCACATTGATGAACATATTAGAAAACAAGTTGACTATTATAGCATGAAGCATATTGATGACGTGGTTCATATAAATGATTTGTACAGCTATCTTGAAGCTCACAAAATCTCATTTATTAAAGAAGTTTCAAATAAAACGAAAGTAAATTTTAAAATTAAAAATATTGATTATCTAAATAAAATAAAAGCGTTTTACAAAGAAGATTATCTTATAAAAACAACATGGAGAACCTAA
- a CDS encoding sulfotransferase family protein, with amino-acid sequence MENNNKVLFICGLHRSGTSILSDIVSNSENISSFKNTGVPENEGQHLQSVFKAAHAYGGPGKFAFDKNARLTERSALITNKNKDILFREWSNYWDLTKEVLLEKSPPNIIRTRFLQEIFPNAYFITIIRNPIVVSLSTQKWSRTSIESLLEHWIKAHEIYFNDRLLLTNSMLISYEELIKNPKKVLRNINDFAGVEIDYKNQLLNKNSEYLAKWNSNYLIKDDQEKLIKKYEEKINFFGYSLVDINRFPTMDNLNNK; translated from the coding sequence GTGGAAAATAATAATAAAGTACTTTTTATATGTGGACTACATAGAAGTGGTACCTCCATTTTGAGTGATATTGTTTCAAACTCAGAAAATATAAGTTCATTTAAAAATACTGGGGTTCCAGAAAATGAAGGACAGCACCTACAGTCTGTTTTTAAAGCGGCGCATGCATATGGAGGGCCTGGTAAATTTGCTTTTGATAAAAATGCTAGATTAACAGAAAGGAGCGCTTTAATAACTAATAAAAATAAAGATATTCTTTTTCGAGAATGGTCAAATTACTGGGATTTAACTAAAGAGGTTTTATTAGAAAAATCTCCTCCTAATATAATACGAACCAGATTTCTTCAAGAAATTTTTCCTAACGCATATTTTATTACAATCATTAGAAACCCTATTGTTGTTTCCCTTTCTACACAAAAATGGTCTAGAACATCTATTGAGAGTCTTTTGGAACATTGGATTAAAGCACATGAAATTTACTTTAATGATAGATTACTTCTAACAAATAGTATGTTGATCAGTTATGAAGAGCTAATTAAAAATCCAAAAAAAGTTTTAAGAAACATCAATGATTTTGCAGGAGTAGAGATTGATTATAAAAATCAGCTTTTGAATAAAAATTCAGAATATTTAGCCAAATGGAATTCGAATTATTTAATAAAGGATGACCAAGAAAAACTAATAAAAAAATATGAAGAGAAAATCAACTTTTTTGGATATAGCTTAGTAGATATAAATAGATTTCCAACTATGGACAACTTAAATAATAAATAA